One region of Eupeodes corollae chromosome 1, idEupCoro1.1, whole genome shotgun sequence genomic DNA includes:
- the LOC129938823 gene encoding aprataxin and PNK-like factor, with the protein MTPVEDSQHSEELLGSEENCEAPASSNSIIRIRNVSELNNDSNEAEASSSTSTPLKRRILPSWMLSKPGSSANKKKKDETEQQPESTVATPSSSNPRVQLENRGDDSSNQNEYQNTSADADEECQAPRSDETENGHSEESQSVDQMETNAEDDDNSASTSAASTSNQIPAPSDVKIKVEPNKDDNEAVGQITVTHPKDIKPAIKVEKEEATSSTSRVCCKYGIKCYRRNPMHRQEEAHPGDTDYRRPDYPLPLDDVPACPFGDSCYRRNPVHFAQFSHPPSTDFQQNWKIHKMRLRQRKQKLALKDDVDVDADVDKEDFGSDSSDEFACEDENESDDSYDGDDDVDDDGEDDEDNF; encoded by the exons ATGACTCCTGTCGAGGATTCTCAACATTCCGAAGAACTATTGGGCAGTGAAGAAAACTGCGAAGCTCCTGCATCCAGCAACAGCATAATTCGCATAAGAAATGTTTCTGAACTCAACAACGACAGCAATGAAGCCGAAGCAAGTTCCTCGACTTCAACTCCACTTAAAAGAAGGATTCTGCCGTCGTGGATGCTTAGCAAACCGGGAAGTTCTgcaaacaagaagaagaaagatGAAACCGAACAACAACCAGAAAGCACAGTCGCAACTCCTTCCTCTTCAAACCCAAGAGTCCAATTGGAAAACCGAGGAGATGATTCATCAAACCAAAATGAATATCAGAATACAAGTGCTGACGCTGACGAGGAATGCCAAGCTCCTAGAAGTGACGAAACAGAAAATGGTCACAGCGAGGAGTCCCAATCAGTAGACCAAATGGAAACTAATGCAGAAGACGATGACAATAGTGCCTCCACAAGTGCTGCTTCCACATCAAATCAAATTCCTGCCCCATCCGACgtcaaaattaaagttgaacCAAATAAAGATGATAATGAGGCGGTTGGACAAATCACTGTCACCCACCCAAAGGACATAAAACCAGCAATTAAAGTCGAAAAGGAAGAAGCCACATCCAGCACATCAAGAGTTTGTTGCAAATACGGAATAAAGTGCTACCG CCGAAATCCAATGCATAGACAAGAAGAAGCCCATCCAGGCGACACAGACTATCGACGCCCGGACTACCCATTGCCACTCGATGACGTACCTGCTTGTCCATTCGGAGATTCGTGCTACCGCCGCAATCCCGTGCATTTTGCACAATTCTCTCATCCTCCTTCAA CTGATTTccaacaaaattggaaaattcataaaatgcGTTTGAGGCAACGAAAACAGAAGCTGGCGCTTAAGGATGATGTCGACGTTGACGCTGATGTTGATAAAGAAGATTTTGGAAGTGATTCATCAGACGAATTTGCTTGTGAAGATGAAAATGAATCTGATGATAGTTatgatggcgatgatgatgTGGATGACGATGGTGAAGACGATGAAGACAACTTTTAA